The following are from one region of the Hymenobacter radiodurans genome:
- a CDS encoding DEAD/DEAH box helicase, with the protein MTSFSDLGLAPSLLQALEELNFTAPTPVQTEVIPMALAGQDVAGQAPTGSGKTAAYGLSVLQHIDVTQDTMQILVLVPARELALQVRDALKKLGKYIPNLRVTAFYGGHAMREETQSLKQTPHVVVATPGRLLDHLERRTIIPNQLKTLILDEADKLLELGFQDELVEIIKRLPRRRQTMLFSATMSDKVLNLIRANLTRPRVVNAGEDTDELPENLTLLGQVGPIEKKPAALLHLLHQPETGRALIFCNTRDRCVELSRFLVGRGVAAEVLHGKMPQPERDKALMKLRNGSAQALVATDVAARGLDVTALDTVIQYDAPDKADSFQHRAGRTARAGAVGTAHILATPHEQNHVQKWPVAESIKWKTMHAPALPPAAPKAPRPENVTLHVSAGRKDKVSAHDLVGTFVAHGGLERDAVGHIEVFDHYSYVAVPRQFAQDVAQRVTGAKVKGRKIRVSVVL; encoded by the coding sequence ATGACTTCTTTTTCCGACCTCGGCCTCGCGCCCTCGCTGCTCCAAGCCCTCGAAGAGCTGAATTTTACCGCTCCTACGCCCGTGCAGACGGAGGTAATTCCAATGGCCCTGGCCGGCCAGGATGTAGCGGGCCAAGCGCCCACCGGCTCGGGCAAAACGGCCGCCTATGGCCTTTCCGTGCTCCAGCACATCGATGTCACCCAGGATACCATGCAGATTCTGGTGCTGGTGCCCGCCCGCGAGCTGGCCTTGCAGGTGCGCGACGCGCTCAAGAAGCTAGGCAAATACATTCCAAATCTGCGCGTTACGGCCTTTTATGGCGGTCATGCTATGCGCGAAGAAACGCAGTCGTTGAAGCAAACGCCCCATGTGGTAGTAGCCACGCCCGGCCGCTTGCTCGACCACTTAGAGCGCCGCACTATTATTCCTAATCAACTTAAAACCTTGATTCTGGACGAAGCCGATAAGCTCCTCGAACTAGGTTTTCAAGATGAGTTGGTCGAAATAATCAAACGTCTGCCTCGCCGTCGGCAGACGATGCTGTTTTCGGCCACGATGTCGGATAAAGTACTGAATCTGATTCGGGCTAACCTGACCCGGCCGCGCGTGGTAAATGCCGGCGAGGATACCGATGAGCTGCCCGAAAACCTGACGTTGCTGGGCCAAGTTGGTCCTATTGAGAAAAAGCCGGCCGCATTGCTGCACTTACTGCATCAGCCCGAAACTGGCCGCGCCCTCATTTTCTGCAACACCCGCGACCGGTGCGTCGAGCTGTCCCGCTTCTTGGTGGGCCGGGGCGTGGCCGCTGAAGTATTACACGGTAAAATGCCCCAGCCCGAGCGCGACAAAGCGCTTATGAAGCTACGCAATGGCTCGGCGCAGGCCTTGGTAGCCACTGATGTAGCCGCTCGCGGCCTCGACGTGACCGCCCTCGACACCGTTATTCAGTACGACGCCCCCGACAAGGCCGATTCTTTCCAGCACCGCGCCGGTCGTACGGCTCGCGCGGGCGCCGTGGGTACGGCTCATATTTTGGCTACTCCCCACGAGCAAAATCACGTGCAAAAGTGGCCCGTGGCTGAAAGCATCAAGTGGAAAACGATGCACGCGCCAGCTTTGCCCCCCGCTGCGCCGAAAGCGCCGCGCCCCGAAAATGTTACGCTTCACGTATCAGCGGGCCGCAAAGACAAGGTGAGCGCCCACGATTTGGTAGGCACCTTTGTGGCGCACGGCGGCTTGGAGCGCGACGCAGTCGGCCACATCGAAGTATTCGATCACTACAGTTACGTGGCTGTACCTCGCCAGTTTGCCCAAGATGTAGCGCAGCGCGTAACCGGCGCCAAAGTAAAAGGACGCAAAATTCGGGTCTCCGTGGTGCTGTAG
- a CDS encoding NUDIX hydrolase: protein MTPTDWLTVAQRLQALAQAGLAYAPNAFDTERYQEVHALSLQLMASLADEPVAKLHALFANEAGYPTPKVDVRAVLFRGTDEILLVQEKIDENRWSLPGGWADVGYTPFEVAVKEAWEETGLNTQAVRLLALFDKKQHPHPPQPWYVYKVFVLCEIVGGNLLAETPETSGGRWVHRTELRHLPLSTNRVTLSQLEQMLDFAQNPNLPTLCD from the coding sequence ATGACTCCTACCGACTGGCTGACCGTTGCGCAACGCTTGCAGGCGCTTGCCCAGGCAGGCTTAGCTTATGCGCCCAATGCCTTCGACACCGAGCGTTACCAGGAAGTACACGCGTTGAGCCTCCAACTGATGGCCAGCTTGGCCGACGAACCAGTAGCGAAGCTTCATGCGCTGTTTGCCAACGAAGCAGGCTACCCTACTCCCAAAGTTGACGTGCGGGCGGTGCTGTTTCGCGGCACCGACGAAATCCTGCTCGTACAGGAAAAGATTGACGAAAACCGGTGGTCGCTGCCCGGCGGCTGGGCCGATGTGGGCTACACACCATTTGAGGTAGCCGTAAAGGAAGCTTGGGAGGAAACGGGCCTCAATACCCAGGCGGTACGCTTACTGGCTCTATTCGATAAGAAGCAGCATCCGCACCCACCGCAGCCCTGGTACGTATACAAAGTGTTCGTGCTGTGTGAGATAGTGGGCGGCAACCTCCTAGCCGAAACACCCGAAACGTCGGGTGGGCGGTGGGTACATCGCACGGAATTGCGCCACCTTCCCTTGTCGACCAACCGGGTCACCCTGTCTCAGCTGGAACAGATGCTGGACTTTGCCCAAAACCCCAATCTGCCTACCCTCTGCGACTAA
- a CDS encoding low molecular weight protein tyrosine phosphatase family protein → MLASTPKLLFICSQNRWRSLTAERFFDDHPHYEARSAGTEPGARVRVTAGHLGWADIIFVMERRHTDRLRAKFAPQLAGKPVICLRIPDDYQFQDPALQQLLRERLQPFLADL, encoded by the coding sequence TTGCTCGCTTCTACTCCAAAGCTCCTTTTCATCTGTAGCCAAAACCGCTGGCGTAGCCTCACGGCCGAGCGTTTCTTCGACGATCATCCTCATTACGAGGCGCGCTCCGCAGGTACGGAACCGGGCGCGCGGGTGCGTGTCACGGCCGGGCATTTGGGTTGGGCCGACATCATTTTTGTGATGGAGCGTCGTCATACTGACCGGCTGCGCGCCAAATTTGCCCCCCAACTGGCCGGCAAGCCCGTCATCTGCCTGCGCATTCCTGATGATTATCAATTTCAGGATCCAGCGCTTCAGCAGTTGCTGCGGGAGCGGCTCCAGCCTTTCTTGGCGGATCTTTAA